DNA from Thermococcus sp.:
ACGAAGTGGAGTATGTATGATGTCCACACTGCGATGGCGACATTAGTGGGCAGAGTTTTCCCCTTCTCGTAGATTTTCTTTATCTCCGAAAAAACATACCCATCCAGCACCAGCCAGAGAACAAAGAGAACCACATAAAGCCCGCTCATTCTTTTTCACCCCGTCCGGATGTTGGGAAAACCAAAGGGACGCCGGAGGCACGGCATCCATCACCTCAGAATCCTCATCGCGTTGAAGACCGCTATGAGAGCGACGCCGACGTCCGCAAAGACAGCCTCCCACATCGTAGCCTCTCCGAGGATTCCGAGGCTTATGAAGGCAAACTTAACGCCGAGGGCGAAGTTTATGTTCTGCCGCACTATGCGCTGGGTCTTTCTCGCTATCCTGATGCCCCGTGGCAGTTTGGAGGGCTTATCATCCATTATGACAACGTCTGCCGTCTCTATCGCCGCATCACTGCCCAATGCCCCCATCGCAACGCCCACATCTGCCCTGGCCAGGACAGGCGCATCGTTTATGCCGTCGCCGACGAAGACGACCTTTCCATCGCCTTTCTCCACCTCAAGCTCCTCTATGACCCTAACCTTGTCCCCCGGCAACAGCTCCGCGTAGAAGCCGTCTAAGTTGAGATGCCTCGCTATCTCAGCGGCGACGTCCTTGTTATCGCCCGTTACCATAACGACCTTCTTAACGCCGAGGCGCTTGAGCGCTTTTACTGCCAGGGGAGCGTCTTCCTTTATTTCGTCCGAGATTATTATGTAGCCGGCGTACTTTCCGTTGATGACAACGTGAGCCACCGTCCCCTTGACGCGGCATGTGTCGTGTTCGATGTTGAACCTGTGGAGGAGCCTGTCGTTGCCAACCATGACCTCGACGCCGTTTATCTCTGTCCTGACGCCGTGTCCCGCTATCTCCTCGTACTCCATGAGGTTTTCTTTGATACCCCCTCCATAAGCATCTTTTATCGCCCTCGCTATCGGATGGCTTGAATTGGCCTCCGCTAAAGCCGCGAACCTTATTATCTCCTCCTCGCTGAAGCCGTTCCTCGTCTCTATCTTCGTGACCTTGAAGACGCCCTTTGTCAGCGTTCCGGTCTTGTCGAAGGCGACAACGGTAGCCCCGTGAAGGGCATCGAGGTAGTTGGAGCCCTTGACGAGTATTCCATCCCTCGCGGACCTTCCGATGCCGCCGAAGTAGCCGAGGGGTATTGAGAGGACGAGGGCACAGGGGCACGAGATGACGAGGAGCACCAATGCCCTGTACAGCCAGATTGAGAACGGGTCGCCATAGACGAGCGGAGGAATGATGGCAACGAGCGCTGCAAGTCCGACGACTGCGGGGGTGTAGTAGTGAGCAAAGCGCGTGATGAACTTCTCGGTCTTGGCCTTCCTCGCGCTCGCGTTCTCGACGAGCTCAAGGATGCGCGAGATGGTTGATTCCCTCAGCTCCTTGGTGACCTTCACTTTGAGGACGCCGCTGAGGTTGAGCATGCCGGAGAGAATCTCCTCCCCTTCTTTCACCGTCCTCGGGACGCTCTCACCGGTTAGGGCGGAGGTATCAACCGTCGAGGTCCCCTCTATGACCACTCCATCAACGGGAACCTTTTCACCGGGCTTTATCAGAATTATATCGCCAACCTTCAGCTCTTCCGGCTTCACCTGGACTACCCCATCTCCCTGCAGGAGGTTCGCGTACTCAGCCTTGAGCGCGAGCAGAGCCTTTATCGAGCGCCTCGACCTGTCAACGGCCATGTCCTGGAAGAACTCGCCTACGACGTAGAACAGCATGACGGCAACTCCCTCTGAATACTCCCTGATGAGGAACGCACCCACTGTGGCCACCGCGATTAGAAAGTTCTCGTCGAAGAGGTTGCCGTGTATGGAATTAACAACGGCGCTCCTTAGAACCTTCCACCCAACGAGAAGGTAGCTGGCGGTGAAGATTCCGAACACAAAGGCGTTATCCATGCCGTAGTAATAACGGAGCACCACCCCGATGCCAAAGAGCATGAGCGACGGGATTATGAAGTAGAGCGCCCTTCTGGGGTCCCCTTCACCGTGCTCGTGTCCGTGATCATGGTCATGCTCCTCCTTCTCAATGACCTTAACTCCGGGCTCGACCCTCTCTATTATCTCTTTAGCCTTCTCAACGTCGCCTTCTATAACCGCCTCATTGGTGGCAAAGTTCACCAGCGCGAATTCAAAGCCCTCTTTTTTCAGGGCCTCCTCTATCTCGTAGGCGCAGCTCGCACAGTCGAGTCCCTCAAGCTTGAGTTTTTTTGGCATCTTCACTCCTCCATGTGCTCAAACGTGACCTCCAGGATTTCGGTTATATGCTCGTCATCGAGACGGTAGAAGACGTTCTTCCCGTCCTTGCGATAGGTGACGATTTTTCTATCCTTGAGGATGCGAAGCTGGTGGGATATTGCCGAAACTGAAAGCTTGGTTATCGCCGAGAGGTCGCAGGTGCAGAGCTCTCCCGCCTCCATGAGCGCGAGCAGGATTTTAAGCCTCGTCGGGTTGCCGAGGGCGTCAAAAAAGTCCGCCACTTCCAATACGGTCTCTTCCTCCGGAATTTTTGCCTGTGCCTCCAGTATTTTATCCAGATGTTCCTTATACACTTTACACACTTCCGTCATTTTTCATCACCCCTACATTTGAGCAGTTGTGCAAATATTTTATAAACTTTTCTACCACCGGATACTGGACGTGCTGTGAAGTTAAGGGACCATCACTATGGATGGTTTGAGAAAAACTTCCAGATGACCTCGTTGGCGTCTATGTCCCTGCTCGTCTTCCCGATAACGCTCCGGGGGAGGTACAGATAACCGCCCGGCCACGTATGGCCGCCGCCTTCAACGCCGTACAGGATAACATCAACCCCATTACTGCAGTTCGAGTATCTCTCGACCCAGACGCGGGTTCCGTCCTCGGGGTCGGCGTTCGGAAGGTATTCCCTCTCGTGCCTCACAGTGCAACCGTTCCTAGCTGCCCAGTACTCAACGGTATTCTCGATGGAAACCACCCGTCCAAGCTTGACCGGCCCAAACCGGAGCTCACCACCGTTCCAGGGGACTATCGGGTCGTCTGTTCCAAGGATTATTAGGATGGGAATGGGCACCTTGGAGGAGCAGTTATCGTACAGGTTCTCTGACATGGAAACGCCGACGATCGCCACCGCCGCCAGCCTCTCAGGAAT
Protein-coding regions in this window:
- a CDS encoding heavy metal translocating P-type ATPase; the protein is MPKKLKLEGLDCASCAYEIEEALKKEGFEFALVNFATNEAVIEGDVEKAKEIIERVEPGVKVIEKEEHDHDHGHEHGEGDPRRALYFIIPSLMLFGIGVVLRYYYGMDNAFVFGIFTASYLLVGWKVLRSAVVNSIHGNLFDENFLIAVATVGAFLIREYSEGVAVMLFYVVGEFFQDMAVDRSRRSIKALLALKAEYANLLQGDGVVQVKPEELKVGDIILIKPGEKVPVDGVVIEGTSTVDTSALTGESVPRTVKEGEEILSGMLNLSGVLKVKVTKELRESTISRILELVENASARKAKTEKFITRFAHYYTPAVVGLAALVAIIPPLVYGDPFSIWLYRALVLLVISCPCALVLSIPLGYFGGIGRSARDGILVKGSNYLDALHGATVVAFDKTGTLTKGVFKVTKIETRNGFSEEEIIRFAALAEANSSHPIARAIKDAYGGGIKENLMEYEEIAGHGVRTEINGVEVMVGNDRLLHRFNIEHDTCRVKGTVAHVVINGKYAGYIIISDEIKEDAPLAVKALKRLGVKKVVMVTGDNKDVAAEIARHLNLDGFYAELLPGDKVRVIEELEVEKGDGKVVFVGDGINDAPVLARADVGVAMGALGSDAAIETADVVIMDDKPSKLPRGIRIARKTQRIVRQNINFALGVKFAFISLGILGEATMWEAVFADVGVALIAVFNAMRILR
- a CDS encoding helix-turn-helix transcriptional regulator gives rise to the protein MTEVCKVYKEHLDKILEAQAKIPEEETVLEVADFFDALGNPTRLKILLALMEAGELCTCDLSAITKLSVSAISHQLRILKDRKIVTYRKDGKNVFYRLDDEHITEILEVTFEHMEE